The Selenomonadales bacterium genome contains the following window.
GCCGAGCAAACGGTAGCGTCGCCGTAGCTTGTCCTGTGCCAACAAGCGAAGGGGGTTCCTGTATGCAGCAAACCACCGAACAACTGCTGGTGTATTACCTTTACCACAGCGGTTTTGCCGTAGCGACCAAGAATTACCTCTTGTTCTTTGACTACTATCGCGACTGCCCTTCTGGTTGCAGCACGACTGCCGAACAGATCTTGGCAGGAGCGGAGGGCCGAAATGTGGTTGTGTTTGTTTCGCACTCCCACCACGACCACTACACCGGAGCTATATGGGAGTGGCGAGACAAGTGCGATAGCATTAGCTACCTGGTATCTGACGACGTCCTAGTGCCCGAGGACGCAATGGACGTTACAACCGTAGTGCGAGCGCATGCGGGCTATCGTGTCGGCCACCTCAGCGCCGCCACTTATGCTTCTACGGACCAAGGCGTTGCCTATCTCGTAGAGACTGACGGCTACCGCATCTACCACGCCGGCGACCTTAACTGGTGGCACTGGGAAGGCGAACCGGATGAGGATAACCTCGCGATGTCCGATAGGTATCGCCGAGAAATCGATTTGCTTCCAAGTGAAATCGACATCGCCTTTGTGCCGGTCGACCCGCGGCTTGAGCAGGCGTACTCATTAGGCCTCACCTATTTCATGTCGCGTGTGAACGCGCGCATCGTCTTTCCCATGCACTTTGCTGATGACTTTTCGATTT
Protein-coding sequences here:
- a CDS encoding MBL fold metallo-hydrolase, with product MQQTTEQLLVYYLYHSGFAVATKNYLLFFDYYRDCPSGCSTTAEQILAGAEGRNVVVFVSHSHHDHYTGAIWEWRDKCDSISYLVSDDVLVPEDAMDVTTVVRAHAGYRVGHLSAATYASTDQGVAYLVETDGYRIYHAGDLNWWHWEGEPDEDNLAMSDRYRREIDLLPSEIDIAFVPVDPRLEQAYSLGLTYFMSRVNARIVFPMHFADDFSIFTWLKRDLAPEAESRIAEITPSPLPFYLEGRRTRL